The genomic interval AGCCTTTTGAGCAGGTGGTTACTGATGTGCCAGTGGAAGCAATGGGGGCTGTAATAGAGTCACTATCCAGCATCCAAGGTAACTTAACTAACCTAAGCCAAGACGATGTCCGGGCACGTCTCGAGTTTAAAGTACCAAGTCGGGCGCTCTTCGGCTACCGAACCCAATTTCTATCAATTACTCGCGGAGAAGGACTCTTGAGCCATGTCTTTGATAGTTATGCTCAGGTTGTGGGTAAGCCAAAGGCCAGGAGCACAGGATCATTAGTCTCAATGCAGGCGGGAAAGGCCCTCGCATATAGTCTATTCAAACTTCAAGACCGAGGTAGCTTTTTTATAGAGCCAGGTACGGATGTATATGTCGGTATGATAGTTGGTACCAACGTTCGCACAGGTGACCTTAACGTGAACGTATGTAAGAACAAGAAGTTGACTAATGTCCGTGCAAGTGGCCGAGATGACAATATTTTACTTGAACCCCCACACCTAATGACCGTTGAGGACGCGCTTGAATACGTTGGTGAGGACGAGTTTGTCGAAATAACACCAAAAAATATCCGTCTCCGTAAAGCAATACTCAACCCAACTGACCGTGAGGTAGCCGCAAAAAAAGTAGCTTCCCAATGACTCATGTTCAGAGATAGACTTTCTAAAGCCTGCTAACCCAGTTCTTCTACCGGCAACAACTATTTTCCTTTTGGTAACTGCTCTTCTCGTCTATCATGCGCAGGGGCGATCTCCGGAGTGAGAGCAGTAATTTCGTTACGCATTTCGGCCGTCATTTTGAAGTTAGAAGCAGCCAGTGAAGGTTCCAGTTGCTCGACGTTCCGAGCTCCTATGATTGGCGCAGTTACAGCTGGGTGAGACCCTACCCAAGCCACCGCAAGAGTGGTTGGGTGAATGGACCTCTCACTCGCATAGGCTGTGAAACGTTCAGCAATATCGTAATAGTCGTTCCTGCCGTAGCGTTTCATGTACATGGAGTTTTCCACCAGACGACCTGTTTCTGGCCGAGATCCCGAACCGTATTTACCAGAAAGTAATCCACCACCAAGAGGACTGTATGGAATTATGCCCATTTGTTCGGACGCTGCCATCGGGAGGATTTCGACCTCTGCCTGACGCTTAGTTAGGTTGTACATAGGTTGAGCGAGTTCGAAACGAGCCGAGTGATTTAACTGGGATATTCCTAGGGCTTTCGTAATTTGCCAAGCAGCCCAATTACTCACTGCAGGGTAGAGGATGAGACCCCGTCTCACAAGTTCGTCCAGCGCCTTTATGGTTTCCTCCATTGGAGTTTCATAATCGTACTGATGGACAAAATAAAAGTCCAGTCGATCGGTCTTCAACCGCTTTAAAGTATCCTCAACAGCTTGTACAATATGACGTCGGGATAAGCCCCGGGAATTGACATCAGGTCCGACAGGTCCGAAAACTTTGCTGGTAATAACGAGCTCATCACGCAGTTCAGTCATGAGTTCGCCAAGGATTTCCTCTGAACGTCCTCCTGCGTAGACGTTAGCGCAATCAAAGAAGTTGATTCCACTGTCTAAGCAGCGGCCAAACATACGAGTTGATTCAGCCTCATCTGCAGTATCCCCAAAAGACATTGTGCCGAAACAGAGGTTAGATACCCTAACTCCGGTGCGACCTACAGTGCGGTAGTCCATGCCAGCCTCCAAAGGTCCTCACGGCAAGAAAGATCTTATGGCCTTAAGAATTGACCAAATACTCTGGTATTTTACCGCGATTGTCATGTTATTAACAGCAATATTCTACTCAGCGCTTCAGTGAGTTGGGTATCAGATTTAGCAAAGCACAGGCGGAACCAGTCCTCAGCGTTACGTTCAAAGGCAACACCAGGAGCAATACCGACATCCACTTTGTCAATTAACTTTTTAGCAAAAGCAATGCCATCAACTACACCGTCGACACGAAAGTAGGCGTAAAAAGTCGCTGCGGGTTTATGGAACTCTATGCGATCAGATTGAGTAAGAAGCGCCTCTGTCAAGTTGAGTGATCTTTTAAGGTCATATACCTGCTGTTGTACGAATTGCTCACCGTGTTCGAGAGCAGCGACGCCTGCGCGTTGGGTGAAAGGTGGAGCACATGACACTGAGAACTCAATAATTTTTTCTAAAACTGGTGTTAATGATGATGGCAGGGTTAGCCACCCGAGACGCCAACCGGTCATTGCCCAGGATTTAGAGAAGCTGTTGATGACGATTAGTCTGTCTTCGGGTTCAGCGACCTCCAAGAATGATGGAGCAGCACGGTCAGAGAAGCAGAGTCGAGCGTACACCTCATCTGCAATAAGCCAGGTACCGCGCTCTCGCATTGTTTCGAGTAAGTATCTCTGCTCGGCACTATTCATCATCCAGCCGGTAGGGTTAGCTGGGGAGTTGATCAAGACGCACTTAGCGCCGGCGGTAGTTTCGAGGAATTGCTCGAGGTCGATACCCCAACCGGTGGAACCAAAGGAGAGAGATTGTGTTTCTACCCTTGCACCCTGGAGGGCCGGCACTGACAGGATATTAGGCCATGTTGGCGTGGGAGTTACAACTAGATCTCCTTCCTCTAGAACACATTGGAAAGCAAGGTTTAAGGCATTAAGGCCCGATACAGTGACCGCCACGCGGTCACTCGGGATGTCCACCCCGTAGAGATCAGTAGTGTATTTTGCGATAGCTTCTCGTAAGAATGGTCGACCCAGACCTTCCGAGTAAAAGCTTTCACCCGCTTGAATGGCTTTGATAGCAGCGTCCTTAATGAAGTCAGGCGTCTCTAGATTCGATTCACCGAACCAAAGTGAGATAAGTTCGGGGCGGTGCATGGCAGCGTTTGCTAGCTTACGTATTATTGATTCCGGTACATTTGTTGCCCGGCTCTCGAGCCCTGAAGTTGCTGGGACGTGCCTGTTCATATTGCAACGTTAGCATTTGCAATTCGAATTCTTGTGTCTAATTTGTTGACCTTACTAACGTCGAGAGAGTTTTGTACTGCGGTCATTCTCTTTAGTTACCTTGCAGAGTCTAAGGTTCTCTGAACTCCTTATTTACCTAACTTTATCTTTAATTGTGTAGGGATCTTAGGGTTTCGAGGTCCCGTCGGTGCCCTTCACCATCGTCATCAAGTGGTGTTTCTAGCAGCATAGGGATCCCCGTGAATCGTTCATCAGCTATGAGCTGTCTAAAAAACTCTAACCCTATTTCGCCACCTCCAATAGTTGCATGACGGTCTTTACGTAATCCGAGAGGAAATTTAGAATCATTGAGATGTACAGCTTCGAGACGATTGAGTCCTATCTGTTCGTCGAAGTCTTCCCACACCGACTCGTATCCTTGCTCGTTGCGAAGGTCATAACCTGCTGCGAATGCGTGGCAGGAGTCAAAGCACACGCCAAGTCGTTCTGACTCGTCGACTAACTCTAAGATGCGTCCAATTTGTTCGAAACGGTAACCAAGAACTGTCCCTTGTCCAGCAGTGTTTTCGAGCAGTACCTTCGTACTGAGGTTTGGGTTAGTAGCGAAAACAGCATCTAGTGATCGAGCGATTGCTTCGATTCCCTTTTCCTCTCCCTCTTCCATATGTGCCCCGGGGTGTAGTACCAACCCTGGAACTCCTAATAACGTGCAACGTTCAAGTTCGTCAGCAAGTGCAAGGCGAGATTTACTATGAGTCTCCGCATTGACAGCGCAGAGGTTGATGAGATAGGCGCTATGAGCGACCAAAGGCATCGGGTGTTTCCCATGAGCTTCTTGGAAAAGCGTGACAGCATCATTCGTAAGCGGCTTGGCGTTCCATCGACTAGCGTTCTTTACGAAGATCTGGAGTGCTTCGCAACCAATCTTGATGCCGCGATTAAAAGACTTGTGTAGGCCTCCCGCAATGGATACATGGGCTCCTAGTAAGGTGGTTATCACTTGGACCTTAGGGTTCTAAATAAGAAAAATAAGTTATTCAACATGGTTACCCGATGGGAGTGACCCAGTAGAATTTGAGGCCACGTGGACCGGTCATGTAGACAGTAAAGAAGCCACAGTTATAAGACTCGGTCTACAAACTCTCTGGTGTGGACTTTTACCGGAACTTGCATGAGCTCTAATACACCCCGAGCTACATGTTCGCCAAGTCGACGAAAAGATTCTTGACCTTTTTCTTTAGTTGCTCTGAGGGGATTACCGATGACGCCACTCTCAATGAACTCGTGATGGTCCATAGGGAAGTTGAAATAGGTGTAACCTTCGAATTCTACGTCGGGCATTCCATCCTTTTTGGCAAAGGTTTGGGGCAGGAAGTCAGGGATGTGGGCCTTCGTAAAAGCTGCTCGATCCATGCGCACAATATCTTCATTCCAGGCTAGGTCTTGGGCGGTCTCAAGTTCACTAGCGTGCCAGCCAGGTGTTTCTTCAGGCGGATTCTCCATTAGGCCTGCTAGGATGCCTGTGTATCGCTCCATGTAGGGTTTAACAAAGCCTATTAACGCACCAGTTTCGTAACGCAGCTTTCGGAGTACTGGATCAACAACTTTGATGTTTGAACCGTGACCATTAATAAAAATTATGCGATTAAAACCATGATGGATGAGGCTACGGGCTACGTCATGCATGACCGCGAGAAGAGTGCTGCTGCGGACAGTGATGGTGCCTCTACCTAGTCCAGGTTCATGCATGTGCTGGGGCGAGTATCCCATCCATATTGGTGGTGTATGCATTACTGCAATATGTTCGGCGACGCGACGAGAAATCTCCACCGCCGTGATGGTGTCAGTATAAATTGGGAGATGAGAACCGTGCTGTTCGAGGCTAGCTACGGGCACCAATATAATATCTTTCTGCTCTAGGTACGCCTGGACGTCAGTGATGGTGAGATTCCCAAGGTCCCAAGAAAGGAATTTGTCTCGGAACTCTTCATCACCTTCAGTCAAGTGTGGCACACCCTTTAGTTTTAGTTGATCGCTACTACTTGAAATCATAATGGTCTCCTTAAGTTTTTATTTACAGTAAATCGATAAATAGTTCAGCAACTAAAATCCCGAAGTCTGGATCGTTTACATGGTTTTCAAACGTTACAACAGGGATGGTATCGCAGATCTCTCTCTGTAGTGTCGCTAGGTAAGCTTCATCAGCTGCAGGGTCCCAGAATGGTCCATCAGGCACATTAGGGATTGACAGGCCTTGGGTTGGCACGGCAATGACAACTGGTCCTTGTGCTCCAGCGAGCTTTTCAGCGAAGATTTGACCAAGTTGGATCATTTCATCGTGGCTAGCGCGAACAAGATTATACTCCGGATTATGGTCGTAAACCGGACGATCAGCCAACTCTTGTGGCACCGTGCCAGCATTCCAAACGCTGAAATCTATGCAGCCAGGAACGACCACTTGAGGCAATCCGAGTCTTCCCACTACGGATAACCGATCAGCGCCACCATCATGTATGCCACCCACTAAGGGGTCATAAACTTCGTTGGTTGTAAAGTCTATAATTCCGACGAATTGCCCCTCAGCAGCGAGTTCCTCCATAGCTGGTCCACCGACACCGTTGGAATGGAAGATTACAGCCTCGTAACCGGCTTTGGCGAGTCTTGCCTTGGCTGCCATTACCGAGGTGGTGGTGTTACCGAGCATAGTTATGCCGACGAACTGGTCTGAGGTGTTTGGTCTTGGAAGTTTATGGCCGTGGTCGAGCATTCCCTTGATAGTGGCAGCGACGTTGTCGAAAATTGTGCAGGCGATTGGGTTAAGCCCAAGGATGTCCACTACTGAGTGCACCACTGTCATGTCTTTGGTGCCGACTAGAGGATCGAAGAAGTGATGTCCTGACGCGATGGGAGAGACTAGGACTTTTGGTACGCCAATCGGCAGGACCATCATGGCAGCAGCACCCATTACTGCCCCCTCTGCACCGCCCATGCTGACGGCAGCATCAATACGCCCGTCAGTGTAAAGAGTAGCTACTAATTGGCGTAGAGCTCCGCGCATACCGTTGACTGCCCGGCCACGACTACCAGATTTCTGCAGCTCCTCGATAGTGGTTCCACCGTAAGTCGCTACTTCGGCGTGATCAATGTCAGGAGTTATACCCAAGGGGTCACCCAGGATGCCTGAGTCAACCACAATAGTGCCTAGTCCCAGTTTATTTAGGCGATCGCGAAGATAGCCTATTTCTGGCCCTTTGGTATCCAAAGTACCTATCAGTACTACAGTAGGCACCGAATTACTTCCACTCTGGCCTTAACCATGAAGGCTTCATCTCAGCGTATTAACGGGAGTAGAGTTTGGGCGGTTGATTCTACTAGCCAACTGTAAAACTCTTCGGATAAAATGCCACCGCCATGATCCTTAATGAATTTCAATTGTTTTTCGGTTAAATCTGCTTCGGCGGCTGCTGTAGCATTCTGATAAGGATTAGCTGGGGTGCG from Trueperaceae bacterium carries:
- a CDS encoding creatinine amidohydrolase; the protein is MISSSSDQLKLKGVPHLTEGDEEFRDKFLSWDLGNLTITDVQAYLEQKDIILVPVASLEQHGSHLPIYTDTITAVEISRRVAEHIAVMHTPPIWMGYSPQHMHEPGLGRGTITVRSSTLLAVMHDVARSLIHHGFNRIIFINGHGSNIKVVDPVLRKLRYETGALIGFVKPYMERYTGILAGLMENPPEETPGWHASELETAQDLAWNEDIVRMDRAAFTKAHIPDFLPQTFAKKDGMPDVEFEGYTYFNFPMDHHEFIESGVIGNPLRATKEKGQESFRRLGEHVARGVLELMQVPVKVHTREFVDRVL
- a CDS encoding aspartate aminotransferase yields the protein MNRHVPATSGLESRATNVPESIIRKLANAAMHRPELISLWFGESNLETPDFIKDAAIKAIQAGESFYSEGLGRPFLREAIAKYTTDLYGVDIPSDRVAVTVSGLNALNLAFQCVLEEGDLVVTPTPTWPNILSVPALQGARVETQSLSFGSTGWGIDLEQFLETTAGAKCVLINSPANPTGWMMNSAEQRYLLETMRERGTWLIADEVYARLCFSDRAAPSFLEVAEPEDRLIVINSFSKSWAMTGWRLGWLTLPSSLTPVLEKIIEFSVSCAPPFTQRAGVAALEHGEQFVQQQVYDLKRSLNLTEALLTQSDRIEFHKPAATFYAYFRVDGVVDGIAFAKKLIDKVDVGIAPGVAFERNAEDWFRLCFAKSDTQLTEALSRILLLIT
- a CDS encoding deoxyribonuclease IV (Assists in DNA repair by cleaving phosphodiester bonds at apurinic or apyrimidinic sties to produce new 5' ends that are base-free deoxyribose 5-phosphate residues), with the translated sequence MTTLLGAHVSIAGGLHKSFNRGIKIGCEALQIFVKNASRWNAKPLTNDAVTLFQEAHGKHPMPLVAHSAYLINLCAVNAETHSKSRLALADELERCTLLGVPGLVLHPGAHMEEGEEKGIEAIARSLDAVFATNPNLSTKVLLENTAGQGTVLGYRFEQIGRILELVDESERLGVCFDSCHAFAAGYDLRNEQGYESVWEDFDEQIGLNRLEAVHLNDSKFPLGLRKDRHATIGGGEIGLEFFRQLIADERFTGIPMLLETPLDDDGEGHRRDLETLRSLHN
- a CDS encoding aldo/keto reductase; its protein translation is MDYRTVGRTGVRVSNLCFGTMSFGDTADEAESTRMFGRCLDSGINFFDCANVYAGGRSEEILGELMTELRDELVITSKVFGPVGPDVNSRGLSRRHIVQAVEDTLKRLKTDRLDFYFVHQYDYETPMEETIKALDELVRRGLILYPAVSNWAAWQITKALGISQLNHSARFELAQPMYNLTKRQAEVEILPMAASEQMGIIPYSPLGGGLLSGKYGSGSRPETGRLVENSMYMKRYGRNDYYDIAERFTAYASERSIHPTTLAVAWVGSHPAVTAPIIGARNVEQLEPSLAASNFKMTAEMRNEITALTPEIAPAHDRREEQLPKGK